Proteins from a single region of Ischnura elegans chromosome 2, ioIscEleg1.1, whole genome shotgun sequence:
- the LOC124154712 gene encoding proteoglycan 4, whose protein sequence is MALKFWITLGAVLLITEVSARPKDLVSNDSPSVYALGTRRYRATTAFRSLPKNELVRVRQYNSTSKTHRRRILPQSPLLNQMQGKAIFFADPNMKSTPTGQTNFLRKVGQSSRLSEKTVNDTIEEVEAMMKDNPNLPRLSRQEMISIIHNITNNGTTANITGKPNQNESREEYIRSLMLVMPFNTNNLSDSMIQDLYTKPPITEIITTTPATPTTTQQWRIIVGDVSKEPHIIYSKGTTITTPETTFNTTTQTPTLSTSSYTISRGTEKYKNKYSEFGYRQRPKINTVTTQKPSTVIEKFTVPRYRVRTSQKPDITTEETQSVTPKYRRRTTQRPTTVYQYPEIKTTKAPFVVTATSVTAKPFKKIPEEVTIPVPLMGDNTPIRKDVKELLATLGLFPVDQENNTDSVATTNPPALPFTTTAPPPFPTDVKQGADTLSPEMQTLLKSFGLLDNEIPSNKEIDITPVTTQQPIVYDPPPPEPTVDIESYAAFKPLPDPSTLYSESDEKSKYRMGEDMKDFLVSFGLMDSENPKTSEQTQSADDQRPRKVNYQPRGRKYDEIRNSYRRRNRKKGANSTSPMEAQIHADMLPDDMKGLLKTLGLTEDSEANANATLDGSKDTQSTTTPSPEISTSTQATSTTTTAEETTTESIPATTSATRTTKRMDENTMVIEISENKTESELPNTGNTTVGEGNVTTEGHVFNPTDAVPNNEDIEHLNKLLKTVRLLANGTTPEELEYILGGDSRQLTQSSGKENPRKEKMTSLEQAKNPPDPLSFEELVHILDEAKNEVKRQQESNATSSENKNNNATIEEAESSGGPSVEDLAASFGGSDDEEEESELPPPSSKPNGLYFLLDWNSFLEVGEDNSRVNLRFAPKLGDSRNFLPITVP, encoded by the coding sequence TTTTGGATCACGTTGGGAGCAGTGCTTCTCATCACTGAGGTATCGGCACGACCAAAAGACCTCGTCAGCAATGATTCCCCAAGTGTTTATGCTCTGGGAACAAGGCGATACCGAGCAACCACAGCATTCAGGAGTCTCCCCAAAAATGAACTAGTGAGAGTTCGGCAATACAACAGCACTTCCAAGACACACCGCCGAAGGATTCTACCACAATCACCACTCCTGAACCAAATGCAAGGAAAAGCAATATTCTTTGCCGATCCTAATATGAAGAGCACACCAACAGGACAGACCAATTTCCTACGGAAAGTGGGCCAAAGTTCAAGACTGAGTGAAAAAACTGTTAATGACACAATAGAGGAGGTAGAGGCAATGATGAAAGATAACCCCAATCTCCCACGTTTGAGCAGACAGGAGATGATTTCCATTATTCACAACATAACCAACAATGGCACTACGGCAAACATCACTGGAAAGCCAAATCAAAATGAATCGCGTGAGGAATATATCCGTTCCCTAATGTTGGTGATGCCATTTAACACGAACAACCTCAGTGATTCGATGATACAAGATCTCTATACTAAACCTCCTATCACTGAAATCATTACCACCACACCAGCAACTCCCACAACGACACAGCAATGGAGAATTATAGTTGGTGATGTATCTAAGGAACCACATATAATATACAGCAAGGGAACCACCATTACCACACCAGAAACAACATTTAATACAACAACACAAACTCCAACACTTTCCACCTCCTCTTACACAATATCAAGAGGcacagaaaaatacaaaaacaaatatagTGAGTTCGGATATCGACAACGTCCAAAAATAAATACTGTAACCACCCAGAAGCCCAGTACAGTAATAGAAAAATTTACAGTACCAAGATACAGAGTGAGAACCTCGCAGAAGCCAGATATAACTACAGAAGAAACTCAGAGTGTAACACCAAAATATAGAAGAAGAACAACTCAGAGGCCAACCACGGTGTATCAGTACCCAGAGATAAAAACGACCAAAGCACCATTTGTTGTGACGGCCACGAGCGTAACGGCCAAACCATTCAAGAAGATTCCAGAAGAAGTGACAATACCAGTTCCTCTGATGGGAGACAACACTCCCATCAGGAAAGATGTTAAAGAGCTGCTGGCAACACTGGGACTCTTCCCAGTGGATCAGGAGAACAACACTGACAGCGTGGCCACCACCAACCCTCCTGCCCTCCCCTTCACAACAACCGCTCCCCCTCCGTTCCCAACTGACGTCAAGCAGGGAGCAGACACCCTGTCCCCAGAAATGCAAACGCTGCTGAAATCTTTTGGACTCCTCGACAACGAAATTCCATCCAACAAAGAGATTGACATCACCCCAGTCACAACACAACAACCAATTGTTTACGACCCACCACCTCCCGAGCCAACGGTAGACATCGAGTCTTATGCAGCTTTTAAACCTTTGCCCGATCCATCAACCCTTTACAGCGAATCTGATGAAAAATCCAAATACAGAATGGGTGAAGATATGAAAGATTTCTTAGTATCTTTTGGTCTCATGGATTCGGAGAATCCAAAAACTTCGGAGCAAACACAGAGCGCAGATGACCAAAGGCCAAGAAAAGTCAATTATCAGCCGAGGGGGAGGAAATACGATGAAATCAGGAACAGCTACCGCAGAAGGAACAGGAAGAAGGGAGCGAATTCCACCTCCCCAATGGAAGCACAAATACACGCCGACATGCTTCCAGACGATATGAAAGGTTTGCTCAAAACTTTAGGATTAACCGAAGATTCGGAAGCGAATGCAAACGCTACTCTCGACGGGTCCAAAGACACGCAATCAACAACCACTCCGTCACCAGAAATTAGCACGAGTACACAAGCTACAAGCACCACAACCACAGCGGAAGAGACGACGACAGAGAGCATTCCGGCCACCACTTCGGCGACACGGACGACCAAGAGAATGGACGAAAACACGATGGTGAttgaaatttcagaaaataaaacgGAATCCGAACTCCCAAACACAGGAAACACGACAGTGGGAGAGGGTAACGTGACCACGGAGGGACACGTGTTCAATCCCACGGACGCAGTGCCCAACAATGAAGATATCGAACACTTGAACAAGCTGTTGAAAACAGTACGGCTCCTGGCAAATGGGACGACGCCAGAGGAGCTGGAATACATTTTGGGAGGGGATTCGAGGCAATTAACGCAATCCTCGGGGAAGGAAAACCCCCGGAAGGAGAAAATGACGTCTTTGGAGCAAGCCAAAAATCCACCCGACCCACTGTCTTTCGAAGAATTGGTGCACATCTTGGACGAAGCCAAAAATGAGGTGAAGCGACAACAGGAATCGAACGCAACGAGCTCGGAGAACAAAAACAACAACGCGACCATCGAAGAGGCAGAGTCGTCTGGTGGGCCGTCGGTGGAGGATCTGGCGGCATCCTTCGGAGGAAGCGACGACGAGGAGGAAGAGTCCGAGTTGCCACCGCCCTCATCCAAACCCAACGGCCTTTACTTCCTTCTCGATTGGAACAGTTTCCTAGAAGTCGGTGAGGATAACAGTCGAGTAAATTTGAGGTTTGCACCTAAACTTGGTGACAGCAGAAACTTTCTACCAATTACAGTACCTTGA